The Streptomyces sp. NBC_01775 genome includes a region encoding these proteins:
- a CDS encoding acyl-CoA synthetase has protein sequence MSLLFPALHTASSHTALRFGDRALSFRQLAAAASGTAARLDSAARVAVWATPTLETAVGVVAGLLAGVPVVPVNPKSGERELAHIIADSTPAMVLTEPGAELPEPLAALPRTEVDVSEEATEATWALPPEPNAESPALIVYTSGTTGPPKGVVLSRRAIASNLDALEDAWQWTSDDVLVHALPLFHVHGLILGVLGPLRRGSTLRHLGGFSTQAVTEELAGGGTMLFGVPTMYHRLANACEGDPDLVAALAGARLLVSGSAALPLHDHDRLTAATGKRVIERYGMTETLMNTSVRADGVPRPGTVGVPLRDVDVRTVDETGRRVPAEDTETVGELQVRGPNLFTEYLNRPDATTEAFDGGWFRTGDMATRDADGYVRIVGRKATDLIKSGGYKIGAGEIENVLLGHPAVAEAAVTGEPDEDLGERIVAWIVPAHAQQPPDGRELTDLVAQQLAPHKRPREVRFLDALPRNDMGKVMKRELPGQG, from the coding sequence GTGTCCCTGCTCTTCCCCGCTCTGCACACGGCGTCCTCGCACACCGCTCTGCGCTTCGGCGACCGGGCCCTCAGCTTCCGCCAGCTCGCCGCGGCGGCGAGCGGCACGGCCGCCCGGCTCGACAGCGCGGCGCGGGTGGCCGTCTGGGCGACCCCCACCCTGGAGACCGCCGTCGGCGTGGTGGCCGGGCTGCTGGCGGGCGTGCCCGTCGTACCGGTGAACCCGAAGAGCGGCGAGCGCGAGCTGGCGCACATCATCGCCGACAGCACACCCGCGATGGTGCTGACCGAGCCGGGAGCGGAGCTTCCCGAACCGCTGGCCGCGCTGCCGCGTACGGAGGTCGACGTCAGCGAGGAGGCCACGGAGGCCACCTGGGCACTGCCGCCCGAGCCGAACGCCGAGTCGCCGGCGCTCATCGTCTACACGTCCGGGACCACAGGACCGCCCAAGGGCGTCGTCCTCTCCCGGCGCGCGATCGCCAGCAATCTGGACGCGCTGGAGGACGCCTGGCAGTGGACCTCCGACGATGTGCTGGTGCACGCCCTGCCGCTGTTCCATGTGCACGGCCTGATCCTCGGCGTGCTCGGCCCTCTGCGGCGCGGCAGCACCCTGCGCCACCTGGGCGGCTTCAGCACGCAGGCCGTGACGGAGGAGCTGGCGGGCGGAGGCACGATGCTGTTCGGGGTGCCGACGATGTATCACCGCCTCGCCAACGCGTGCGAGGGCGATCCGGATCTGGTGGCGGCGCTGGCCGGCGCGCGGTTGCTGGTTTCCGGCTCCGCCGCGCTGCCGCTGCACGACCACGACCGCCTCACGGCCGCGACCGGCAAGCGGGTCATCGAGCGCTACGGCATGACCGAGACGCTCATGAACACCAGTGTCCGCGCCGACGGAGTGCCCCGCCCCGGCACGGTCGGGGTGCCGCTGCGCGATGTCGACGTCCGGACTGTGGACGAGACAGGCAGGCGCGTCCCCGCCGAGGACACCGAGACGGTCGGCGAGCTCCAGGTGCGCGGGCCCAACCTCTTCACCGAGTACCTCAACCGCCCGGACGCGACTACCGAAGCCTTCGACGGCGGCTGGTTCCGCACCGGCGACATGGCCACACGGGATGCCGACGGGTACGTGCGCATCGTCGGCCGTAAGGCCACCGACCTGATCAAGAGCGGCGGATACAAGATCGGCGCGGGCGAGATCGAGAACGTCCTCCTGGGTCACCCGGCCGTGGCGGAGGCAGCTGTCACCGGCGAGCCGGACGAAGACCTGGGCGAGCGCATCGTCGCCTGGATCGTGCCCGCCCATGCCCAGCAGCCGCCGGACGGAAGAGAGCTCACCGACCTGGTGGCCCAGCAGCTCGCGCCGCACAAGAGGCCCCGGGAGGTGCGCTTCCTGGACGCTCTGCCGCGCAACGACATGGGCAAGGTGATGAAGCGGGAGCTGCCGGGGCAGGGCTGA
- a CDS encoding LLM class flavin-dependent oxidoreductase: MTSLRRLPVHLSVLDRSLTREGEHPAQALRETVRFAQQAEELGFLRFWVSEHHAVPGIAGSAPTVLASAVASATSRIRVGTGGVMLPNHQPLVVAEQFGVLESLFPGRIDMGLGRSVGFTDGIRKALRVGKDAAEGFGEQISELLGYFEGTGPVRARPAEGLRVPPFVLAVGSGAAIAAEHGLPLVIGASRDEQRTREAARTYREAFRPREEGGSPYVVVAVNAAVADTREQAARLQIPEAWSTAVSRTRGSFTPLIPADEVLARTMTPKEREALEEARLSQLHGTESEVTEALAGLAERVGADEILLTLNTYDPADRLDSYRRLARAAGTGERRTGAAASSGPSRTVAHS, from the coding sequence GTGACTTCACTACGGCGGCTCCCGGTGCACCTGTCGGTCCTCGACCGTTCCCTCACCCGTGAGGGCGAGCACCCGGCCCAGGCCCTGCGCGAGACGGTGCGCTTCGCGCAGCAGGCCGAGGAGCTGGGGTTCCTGCGCTTCTGGGTCTCCGAGCACCACGCGGTGCCCGGCATCGCGGGCTCGGCGCCGACCGTCCTGGCCTCAGCCGTAGCCTCCGCGACCTCACGTATCCGCGTCGGCACCGGGGGAGTGATGCTCCCCAACCATCAGCCCCTGGTGGTCGCAGAGCAGTTCGGTGTGCTGGAGTCGCTCTTTCCCGGCCGCATCGACATGGGTCTGGGGCGTTCTGTCGGCTTCACCGACGGGATACGCAAGGCCCTGCGCGTCGGCAAGGACGCGGCGGAGGGCTTCGGCGAGCAGATCTCCGAGCTCCTCGGCTACTTCGAGGGAACGGGTCCGGTGCGGGCCCGGCCCGCCGAGGGACTGCGGGTGCCGCCGTTCGTCCTCGCGGTCGGCTCGGGCGCGGCCATCGCGGCGGAGCACGGACTGCCGCTGGTCATCGGTGCCTCCCGCGACGAGCAGCGCACGCGCGAGGCGGCCCGGACCTACCGCGAGGCCTTCCGGCCGCGCGAGGAGGGCGGCTCGCCCTACGTCGTCGTCGCGGTGAACGCCGCCGTCGCCGACACCCGCGAACAGGCGGCGCGGCTCCAGATCCCCGAGGCATGGTCGACGGCCGTATCCAGGACGCGTGGTTCCTTCACCCCGCTCATCCCGGCGGATGAGGTGCTGGCCCGCACGATGACGCCGAAGGAGCGTGAAGCCCTCGAGGAGGCGCGCCTGTCTCAACTGCACGGCACCGAGTCCGAGGTGACGGAGGCGCTGGCCGGGCTCGCGGAGCGCGTGGGCGCGGACGAGATCCTGCTGACCCTCAACACCTACGACCCGGCCGACCGCCTCGACTCCTACCGTCGCCTGGCCCGCGCCGCCGGCACCGGAGAGCGGCGGACCGGGGCAGCGGCATCCTCCGGCCCGAGCCGGACGGTCGCCCACTCCTGA
- a CDS encoding response regulator transcription factor, whose amino-acid sequence MTLRVLLVDDDALVRAGLRLMLDGASDVEIVAEAADGSEVLPLIDEHRPGVVLMDIRMPTMDGLAATEALRARDQSPEVIVLTTFHADAQVLRALRAGAAGFLLKDTPPAEILAAIRKVAAGEAVLSPAVTRQLIHHVTPAGQDSRRTRAREALGRLGGREREVAVAVGSGSANAEIARTLYMSVPTVKTHVSRILTKLDLNNRVQIALLVHDAGLLEEAEAGEG is encoded by the coding sequence ATGACCCTCCGTGTGCTCCTTGTTGACGATGACGCGCTCGTACGAGCCGGGCTCAGGCTGATGCTGGACGGAGCCTCGGACGTCGAGATCGTCGCAGAGGCGGCGGACGGCAGCGAAGTGCTGCCGCTGATCGACGAGCACCGGCCCGGCGTGGTCCTCATGGACATCCGGATGCCCACCATGGACGGGCTGGCGGCGACGGAGGCACTGCGTGCGCGCGACCAGTCGCCGGAGGTCATCGTCCTGACCACCTTCCACGCGGACGCACAGGTGTTGCGGGCCCTGCGCGCCGGGGCGGCGGGTTTCCTGCTCAAGGACACCCCGCCCGCGGAGATCCTCGCCGCCATACGCAAGGTGGCCGCGGGCGAGGCCGTGCTCTCGCCCGCGGTGACCCGTCAGCTCATCCACCACGTCACTCCGGCCGGCCAGGACAGCCGCAGGACCCGCGCCCGCGAGGCCCTGGGCCGGCTCGGCGGGCGCGAGCGGGAGGTCGCCGTGGCGGTCGGATCAGGCAGTGCCAACGCCGAGATCGCGAGGACTCTCTACATGAGCGTTCCGACGGTCAAGACGCACGTCTCCCGCATCCTGACCAAGCTGGACCTGAACAACCGCGTCCAGATCGCGCTGCTCGTCCACGACGCCGGCCTCCTGGAGGAAGCCGAGGCGGGAGAGGGCTGA
- a CDS encoding FAD-dependent monooxygenase — protein sequence MTHALIVGGGIAGAVTAMSLRKAGIDSTVYESYPTGADDVGAFLVLFHNGLEALRTVDAHQPVLDVSFPAERIEMLSHTGDSLGIRPVSGRGTSPGKAGEPGGGGEVLEPRTLRRAALYRALHDEAARRGIRIEHGKRLVSADKASDGRVTARFADGSSAEGDLLIGADGIHSVTRGLIDPQAPTPRHTGQTTVCGYAANVQPEAAPVPGTYRMIQGTRAFLGCTMAPGGEVWWFANTPGRELGREQLATETPAQKARWREHVAGLFAEDASPAADIVRATGDEIVASNAYDIASTPVWSQGPLIVLGDAAHAAAPNAAQGASMAIEDSVVLAKCLRDLGTPSEAFAEFERLRRERVEAVVERSAQLNNRVVPGRRAEPRAPGPDGSGPGASGPGGSDGHRDTPDDVPRTAPVPGTPRTGDANWLLHYRIDWETPIGAGHP from the coding sequence ATGACCCATGCCCTCATCGTCGGCGGCGGCATCGCGGGTGCGGTGACGGCGATGTCCCTGCGCAAGGCGGGCATCGACTCGACCGTCTACGAGTCCTATCCGACGGGCGCGGACGACGTGGGTGCCTTCCTCGTGCTCTTCCACAACGGCCTGGAGGCGCTGCGCACCGTCGACGCGCACCAGCCCGTGCTCGATGTGTCCTTCCCGGCCGAGCGCATCGAGATGCTCTCGCACACAGGAGACAGCCTCGGGATCCGGCCCGTCTCCGGCCGCGGGACATCCCCCGGAAAGGCGGGGGAGCCGGGAGGAGGCGGCGAGGTTCTCGAACCGCGCACCCTCCGACGCGCCGCCCTCTACCGCGCCCTGCACGACGAGGCGGCCCGCCGGGGCATCCGGATCGAGCACGGCAAGCGCCTCGTCTCCGCGGACAAGGCATCCGACGGCCGGGTGACCGCACGGTTCGCCGATGGCAGCAGCGCCGAGGGCGACCTGCTGATCGGCGCCGACGGCATCCACTCGGTGACCCGCGGCCTCATCGACCCCCAGGCACCCACGCCGCGCCACACCGGCCAGACCACGGTGTGCGGCTACGCCGCGAACGTCCAGCCCGAGGCCGCTCCGGTGCCGGGCACCTACCGGATGATCCAGGGGACGCGGGCCTTCCTCGGCTGCACCATGGCGCCAGGGGGAGAGGTCTGGTGGTTCGCGAACACCCCTGGCCGGGAGCTGGGCCGCGAACAGCTGGCGACGGAAACGCCCGCGCAGAAGGCGCGGTGGCGGGAGCATGTCGCGGGTCTCTTCGCGGAAGACGCCTCGCCGGCCGCCGACATCGTCCGGGCCACGGGGGACGAGATCGTCGCCAGCAACGCCTACGACATCGCCAGCACTCCGGTCTGGTCCCAGGGCCCGCTGATCGTCCTGGGCGATGCCGCGCACGCCGCCGCTCCGAATGCCGCCCAGGGCGCCTCCATGGCGATCGAGGACAGCGTGGTGCTCGCCAAGTGCCTGCGCGATCTGGGCACCCCGAGCGAGGCCTTCGCGGAGTTCGAACGGCTGCGCAGAGAGCGGGTCGAGGCCGTGGTCGAGCGCAGCGCCCAGTTGAACAACCGTGTCGTCCCTGGCAGGCGGGCCGAGCCCCGCGCACCGGGCCCGGACGGTTCGGGTCCGGGCGCCTCGGGCCCTGGCGGCTCCGACGGCCACCGTGACACCCCCGACGACGTCCCCAGGACCGCCCCTGTGCCGGGCACCCCGCGGACCGGCGACGCCAACTGGCTGCTCCACTACCGCATCGACTGGGAGACGCCGATCGGAGCCGGGCACCCTTGA
- a CDS encoding excinuclease ABC subunit UvrA: MSDDGYVDDGYVRVRGAREHNLRGVDVDIPRDALVAFTGVSGSGKSSLAFGTLYAEAQRRYFESVAPYARRLIHQVGAPKVEEVTGLPPAVALEQRRSAPTGRSSVGTVTTLSNSLRMLFSRAGSYPEGAQRLDSDAFSPNTAAGACPECHGLGTVHRVTEDSLVPDPSLTVREGAIAAWPGAWLGKNLRDITATMGYDIDRPWRELPREEREWLLFTDEQPVVTVHPVREAGRIHRPYQGTYQSAKRYVLHTFADTKSATLRQRVRRFLVSADCPVCGGRRLRAEALKVTFAGRDIAELAALPLERLAEILRPSTEGGEGEGHREGGIRESVAATLSRDLVSRIEVLTELGLGYLSTDRPTPTLSAGELQRLRLATQLRSGLFGVVYVLDEPSAGLHPADTEALLTVLDRLKVAGNSLFVVEHAMAVVRRADWVVDVGPLAGEHGGEVLFSGPVPGLAQVAASATRRYLFPETGPGTGPGTGAGLERSGTGADAADSATFDADGGPSGTGRTDGPARGGHRAPERWLILEGVSRHNLTGLDVEIPLGVFTAVTGVSGSGKSTLISQVLAGLVADHTGTGASTGTGGGARAGAARRGGAGAEEDEEAEGAEGPVPVEDREAGVAAAKGLEAVDRLVRVDQKPIGRTPRSNLATYTGLFDAVRKVFAATDEARERGYGAGRFSFNVAEGRCPTCQGEGYIAVELLFLPGTYAPCTDCHGARYNPETLQITYRGATIADVLEMTVDRAAEFLADVPAAVRGLDALRRVGLGYLRLGQPATELSGGEAQRIKLASELQRTRRGHTLYLLDEPTTGLHPADTDVLLRQLHGLVRAGHSVVVVEHDLTVVAGADWVIDLGPGGGDRGGRIVAAGTPAEVARSTTSATAPYLGAVLAES, from the coding sequence ATGAGCGACGACGGCTATGTGGACGACGGCTACGTGAGGGTGCGCGGCGCCCGTGAGCACAATCTGCGGGGCGTCGATGTGGACATCCCACGGGACGCGCTGGTCGCCTTCACCGGCGTCTCCGGCTCCGGCAAGTCCTCGCTCGCCTTCGGAACGCTGTACGCGGAGGCACAGCGGCGCTACTTCGAGTCCGTAGCTCCGTACGCCAGGCGGCTGATCCACCAGGTCGGAGCGCCCAAGGTGGAGGAGGTCACGGGGCTGCCCCCGGCGGTGGCGCTGGAGCAGCGGCGCTCGGCGCCGACGGGCCGCTCGTCGGTCGGCACCGTCACGACGCTCTCGAATTCGCTGCGCATGCTGTTCTCCCGCGCCGGGAGCTATCCGGAGGGTGCGCAGCGGCTGGATTCCGACGCGTTCTCGCCGAACACCGCGGCCGGGGCCTGCCCCGAGTGTCATGGGCTGGGGACGGTCCACCGCGTCACAGAGGACTCGCTGGTGCCCGACCCCTCCCTCACCGTCCGGGAGGGCGCCATCGCGGCCTGGCCCGGCGCGTGGCTGGGCAAGAATCTGCGCGACATCACGGCCACCATGGGCTACGACATCGACCGGCCCTGGCGGGAGCTGCCGCGTGAGGAGCGGGAGTGGTTGCTGTTCACGGACGAGCAGCCCGTGGTGACCGTCCACCCCGTGCGGGAGGCCGGGCGGATCCACCGGCCGTACCAAGGTACCTACCAGAGCGCGAAGCGCTATGTCCTGCACACCTTCGCCGATACGAAGAGCGCGACCCTGCGGCAGCGGGTGCGGCGCTTTCTGGTGAGTGCGGACTGTCCGGTCTGCGGCGGCAGGCGCCTGCGCGCCGAGGCCCTGAAGGTGACGTTCGCGGGCCGGGACATCGCCGAGCTGGCCGCACTCCCGCTGGAGCGGCTCGCCGAGATCCTCCGGCCCAGCACGGAGGGAGGGGAGGGAGAGGGGCACCGGGAGGGCGGGATCCGGGAGAGCGTCGCCGCCACCCTCTCCCGCGACCTCGTCTCCCGTATCGAGGTGCTCACCGAGCTGGGCCTCGGCTACCTGAGCACGGACCGGCCCACCCCCACCCTCTCGGCGGGCGAGCTGCAACGGCTGCGGCTGGCGACGCAGTTGCGTTCGGGGCTGTTCGGAGTCGTCTACGTCCTCGACGAGCCCTCGGCCGGTCTCCACCCGGCCGACACGGAGGCGCTGCTGACCGTGCTGGACAGGCTCAAGGTGGCGGGCAACTCGCTGTTCGTCGTCGAGCACGCCATGGCGGTGGTGCGGCGGGCCGACTGGGTCGTGGACGTGGGCCCGCTCGCGGGCGAGCACGGGGGAGAGGTGCTGTTCAGCGGGCCTGTCCCGGGGCTGGCCCAGGTGGCGGCGTCGGCCACTCGGCGCTACCTCTTCCCGGAGACGGGGCCAGGCACCGGGCCGGGGACGGGGGCAGGGCTGGAACGTTCCGGCACGGGCGCCGATGCCGCTGACTCCGCCACCTTCGACGCCGACGGGGGGCCTTCCGGCACCGGCAGGACCGACGGGCCCGCTCGCGGCGGGCACCGGGCACCGGAGCGCTGGCTGATCCTGGAAGGCGTGTCGCGGCACAACCTCACGGGGCTGGACGTGGAGATTCCGCTCGGGGTCTTCACAGCGGTCACCGGGGTCTCCGGGTCCGGGAAGTCGACTCTGATCAGCCAGGTGCTGGCGGGGCTCGTCGCCGACCACACCGGCACCGGAGCGAGCACCGGAACCGGCGGCGGTGCGCGGGCAGGTGCCGCCCGGCGCGGCGGTGCCGGGGCGGAGGAGGACGAGGAAGCGGAGGGTGCGGAGGGACCCGTTCCGGTCGAGGACCGCGAGGCGGGGGTCGCCGCGGCCAAGGGGCTGGAGGCGGTGGACCGGCTCGTGCGCGTCGACCAGAAGCCCATCGGTCGCACGCCGCGATCGAACCTGGCCACCTACACCGGATTGTTCGACGCGGTGCGGAAGGTCTTCGCCGCCACCGACGAGGCCAGGGAACGCGGCTATGGCGCGGGCCGCTTCTCCTTCAACGTCGCCGAGGGCCGCTGCCCCACCTGTCAGGGTGAGGGCTACATCGCCGTCGAGCTGCTCTTCCTGCCCGGCACCTATGCCCCCTGCACCGACTGCCACGGGGCCCGCTACAACCCCGAGACCCTCCAGATCACCTACCGGGGCGCGACCATCGCGGACGTGCTGGAGATGACGGTGGACAGGGCAGCCGAGTTCCTCGCCGACGTCCCCGCCGCCGTACGCGGGCTGGACGCGCTGCGGCGGGTCGGGCTCGGCTATCTGCGGCTGGGACAGCCCGCGACCGAGCTGTCCGGCGGCGAGGCCCAGCGCATCAAGCTCGCCAGCGAACTCCAGCGCACCCGGCGCGGGCACACGCTCTACCTCCTGGACGAGCCCACCACCGGATTGCACCCGGCCGACACCGACGTGCTGCTGCGGCAGTTGCACGGGCTGGTGCGGGCCGGGCACAGCGTCGTGGTCGTCGAACACGACCTGACCGTCGTCGCGGGCGCCGACTGGGTCATCGACCTCGGGCCCGGGGGAGGGGACCGTGGCGGGCGGATCGTCGCGGCCGGCACGCCGGCCGAGGTGGCCCGCTCCACCACCAGCGCCACAGCGCCCTACTTGGGCGCTGTCCTGGCAGAGTCCTGA
- a CDS encoding lipase maturation factor family protein, which translates to MAAMEWFTPWFSAPGYGLSRLVLQRALAGVYLVAFLSAAFQFRALLGERGLLPSAAFVRRVPFRASPSLFHWRCSDRFTGGCAWAGAALAAAVVAGAADAVPLWAAMVMWALLWFLYLSFVNVGQIFYAFGWESLLLEAGFLAIFLGNAHTAPPVLMLWLMRWLLFRVEFGAGLIKWRGDRCWRDLTCLYYHHETQPMPGPLSWYFHHLPKPLHRAEVAANHFAQLVVPFGLFFPQPVATVAAGLVIVTQLWLVLSGNFAWLNWLTIIFALAAVDPSPLGGTPSYDPTPLWFAVVVCAASLLVVVLSYWPARNLLSRTQQMNRSFNSLHLVNTYGAFGSVTRVRQEIVLEGTDAERVGSGTVWREYEFKGKPGDVRRMPRQFAPYHLRLDWQMWFAALSPAYTRGWFEPLVARLLENDRATLRLLRTNPFPDRPPTHVRAVLYRYRFSTREERRETGAWWHRTLVREFLPPVHAVSHSTGSGAGNGAGSHPYR; encoded by the coding sequence ATGGCCGCCATGGAGTGGTTCACGCCTTGGTTCTCCGCGCCCGGGTACGGGCTGAGCCGACTGGTGCTCCAGCGCGCCCTCGCCGGTGTCTACCTCGTCGCCTTCCTCTCGGCCGCGTTCCAGTTCCGGGCGCTGCTGGGCGAGCGGGGGCTGCTGCCCTCGGCGGCGTTCGTGCGGCGCGTGCCTTTCCGTGCTTCGCCGAGCCTGTTCCACTGGCGCTGCTCGGACCGTTTCACCGGAGGCTGCGCCTGGGCCGGGGCCGCGCTCGCCGCCGCTGTGGTGGCGGGCGCGGCGGACGCTGTGCCGCTGTGGGCCGCGATGGTGATGTGGGCGCTGCTGTGGTTCCTCTACCTCTCGTTCGTGAACGTGGGCCAGATCTTCTACGCCTTCGGCTGGGAGTCCCTCCTGCTCGAAGCGGGCTTCCTCGCGATCTTCCTGGGCAACGCGCACACGGCCCCGCCCGTGCTGATGCTGTGGCTGATGCGCTGGCTGCTGTTCCGCGTGGAGTTCGGCGCCGGTCTGATCAAGTGGCGCGGCGACCGCTGCTGGCGCGATCTGACCTGCCTGTACTACCACCACGAGACCCAGCCGATGCCCGGCCCGCTGAGCTGGTACTTCCACCATCTGCCCAAGCCTCTGCACCGTGCGGAAGTGGCCGCCAACCACTTCGCCCAGCTCGTCGTCCCCTTCGGGCTGTTCTTCCCGCAGCCCGTGGCCACGGTCGCGGCGGGGCTCGTGATCGTCACCCAGCTCTGGCTGGTCCTTTCGGGCAACTTCGCCTGGCTGAACTGGCTGACCATCATCTTTGCCCTCGCCGCCGTCGATCCCTCCCCCCTCGGCGGCACCCCTTCCTACGATCCGACGCCGCTGTGGTTCGCCGTTGTGGTGTGCGCGGCCTCCCTCCTCGTGGTGGTGCTCAGCTACTGGCCGGCCCGCAATCTGCTCAGCCGTACCCAGCAGATGAACCGCTCGTTCAACTCCCTCCATCTGGTCAACACCTACGGTGCCTTCGGCAGCGTGACCCGCGTCCGGCAGGAGATCGTGCTGGAGGGCACGGACGCGGAGCGGGTCGGCTCCGGGACGGTGTGGCGCGAGTACGAGTTCAAGGGCAAGCCCGGCGATGTGCGGCGCATGCCACGGCAGTTCGCGCCGTACCACCTCCGGCTGGACTGGCAGATGTGGTTCGCCGCGCTCTCCCCCGCCTACACCCGCGGCTGGTTCGAGCCGCTCGTCGCCCGGCTGCTGGAGAACGACCGGGCGACCTTGCGGCTGCTGCGTACCAACCCGTTCCCGGACCGGCCACCCACGCATGTGCGCGCCGTGCTGTACCGCTACCGCTTCAGCACTCGGGAGGAGCGGCGCGAGACCGGGGCGTGGTGGCACCGCACGCTGGTGCGGGAGTTCCTGCCCCCGGTGCACGCGGTGAGCCACAGCACGGGAAGCGGTGCGGGAAACGGTGCGGGGAGCCACCCGTACCGGTGA
- a CDS encoding flavin-containing monooxygenase: MSSPRTSPASTPVDPAEPGFDPDALRARYRAERDRRIRPEGSRQYQPVSGRFGYYDEDPYAEDGLVREPLHDRVEVVVVGGGFGGLLAGARLRQAGVDSIRVIEKGGDFGGTWYWNRYPGIHCDIESYIYLPLLEEVGYVPKWKYAPGEEIRQHARAIGRSFDLYREACFQTQVTELEWDEDAGEWLVGTDRNDRIRARYVVTASGTLSEAKLPGIPGIETFRGHTFHTSRWDYAYTGGDANGNLHKLADKRVALIGTGATAIQCVPHLGADAAELYVFQRTPSSVDVRGNRPTDPDWAASLAPGWQRHRRDNFLTLVTGGHVEEDLIDDGWTGSARLQQKLIPSDNDQDVPPEERERAYETADFQKMNEIRARVDAVVADPETAEKLKPWYRYMCKRPTFSDSYLETFNLPNVTLVDTADSHGVERITESAVVVGGTEYVVDCVIFGTGFEVGRSGITSGRLPVRGAGGVPLTEAWREGPRTLHGFYSHGFPNLFQLGPLQNASAVNFVHVLDEQATHVAEVVAEARRTRARRVEPDAKAEAAWVATIRDKAADLYKFHAECTPGYYNNEGMPRQRSESYGDGPLAFHALLRDWRANGGMREVLVDTGFDTDAGFDTDAGDGAGTEPGGAAAGRGK; this comes from the coding sequence ATGTCTTCCCCCCGCACCTCGCCCGCTTCCACCCCCGTCGACCCGGCGGAACCCGGGTTCGACCCGGATGCCTTGCGGGCCCGCTACCGGGCCGAACGGGACCGCAGGATCCGTCCGGAAGGCAGCAGGCAGTACCAGCCGGTCAGCGGCCGGTTCGGGTACTACGACGAGGACCCCTACGCCGAGGACGGCCTCGTACGCGAGCCGCTGCACGACCGGGTCGAAGTGGTCGTTGTCGGGGGCGGGTTCGGCGGCCTGCTCGCGGGCGCCCGGCTGCGCCAGGCGGGCGTGGACTCGATCCGGGTGATCGAGAAGGGAGGGGACTTCGGAGGCACCTGGTACTGGAACCGGTACCCCGGAATCCACTGCGACATCGAGTCCTACATCTACCTGCCGCTCCTGGAGGAGGTCGGCTACGTCCCGAAGTGGAAGTACGCGCCCGGGGAGGAGATCCGGCAGCACGCGCGGGCGATCGGGCGGTCCTTCGACCTGTACCGCGAAGCCTGCTTCCAGACCCAGGTGACCGAACTTGAGTGGGACGAGGACGCCGGTGAATGGCTGGTCGGCACCGACCGGAACGACCGGATCCGGGCGCGGTACGTGGTAACGGCCAGCGGCACGCTGAGCGAGGCAAAGCTCCCCGGCATCCCGGGGATCGAGACCTTCCGGGGACACACGTTCCACACCAGTCGCTGGGACTACGCCTACACCGGCGGCGACGCCAACGGGAATCTGCACAAGCTCGCCGACAAACGCGTCGCGCTGATCGGTACCGGCGCGACGGCCATCCAGTGCGTGCCGCACCTGGGCGCCGACGCCGCCGAGCTGTACGTGTTCCAGCGCACCCCCTCCTCGGTCGACGTGCGCGGCAACCGCCCCACGGATCCCGACTGGGCCGCTTCGCTGGCCCCCGGCTGGCAGCGACACCGCAGGGACAACTTCCTCACCCTCGTCACCGGCGGCCACGTCGAGGAGGACCTGATCGACGACGGCTGGACCGGGAGCGCACGCCTCCAGCAGAAGCTGATCCCGAGCGACAATGACCAGGACGTACCGCCCGAGGAGCGGGAACGCGCCTACGAGACCGCCGACTTCCAGAAGATGAACGAGATCCGCGCACGGGTCGACGCCGTCGTCGCGGACCCGGAAACAGCCGAGAAGCTGAAGCCCTGGTACCGCTACATGTGCAAGCGGCCCACCTTCAGCGACAGCTACCTGGAGACCTTCAACCTGCCCAACGTCACCCTGGTCGACACGGCCGACAGCCACGGGGTGGAGCGCATCACCGAGAGCGCCGTCGTCGTCGGCGGCACGGAGTACGTGGTCGACTGCGTCATCTTCGGCACCGGTTTCGAGGTCGGCCGCTCGGGGATCACCTCCGGACGGCTGCCGGTGCGGGGCGCAGGAGGCGTCCCCCTGACCGAAGCCTGGCGGGAGGGCCCCCGGACGCTCCACGGCTTCTACAGCCACGGCTTCCCGAACCTCTTCCAGCTCGGGCCGCTGCAGAACGCCAGCGCCGTCAATTTCGTCCACGTCCTCGACGAGCAGGCCACCCACGTGGCCGAGGTCGTCGCCGAGGCGCGCAGGACCCGGGCCCGCCGGGTGGAGCCGGACGCGAAGGCCGAGGCGGCCTGGGTCGCGACGATCCGGGACAAGGCCGCCGACCTCTACAAGTTCCACGCCGAGTGCACCCCCGGCTACTACAACAACGAGGGCATGCCCAGGCAGCGCAGCGAGTCCTACGGCGACGGTCCGCTCGCCTTCCACGCCCTCCTCCGGGACTGGCGCGCGAACGGCGGCATGCGCGAAGTCCTCGTCGACACCGGCTTCGACACCGACGCCGGCTTCGACACCGATGCCGGAGACGGAGCGGGCACGGAGCCGGGCGGGGCCGCGGCGGGGAGGGGGAAGTGA